One Deinococcus multiflagellatus DNA window includes the following coding sequences:
- the glyA gene encoding serine hydroxymethyltransferase has translation MTSTAAPTQARDTAVFDLIAQEAERQRVGLELIASENFTSAAVREAQGSLLTNKYAEGYPGKRWYGGCEVVDQVEQLAIDRVKELFGAAWANVQPHSGSSANLAVYNALIEPGSTVLGMDLSHGGHLTHGNPVNFSGLRYKIVGYKVNPETERIDMEEVRRLAHEHQPKMIIAGASAYSRTIDFAAFRAVADEVGAILFADIAHIAGLIAAGVHPNALPHAHVVASTTHKTLRGPRGGIILSNDPELGAKIDRAVFPGYQGGPLEHVIAAKAVAFGEALQPEFKTYAAQIIRNAQALAAAFQALGYRVVSGGTDNHLLVLDLRPQGLNGTKATKRLDANHITISKSTLPYDTEKILHGGGIRIGTPAVTTRGMVESDMPTIAGLIDRALKGEDVKAEVHAFAGRFPLP, from the coding sequence CTCATCGCCTCGGAGAACTTCACCTCGGCGGCCGTGCGCGAAGCCCAGGGCTCGCTGCTGACCAACAAGTACGCCGAAGGGTACCCCGGCAAGCGCTGGTACGGCGGCTGCGAGGTCGTGGATCAGGTCGAGCAGCTCGCCATTGACCGCGTCAAGGAACTGTTCGGCGCCGCGTGGGCCAACGTGCAGCCGCACTCGGGCAGCAGCGCCAACCTCGCGGTGTACAACGCCCTGATTGAGCCCGGCAGCACCGTGCTGGGCATGGACCTCTCGCACGGCGGGCACCTGACGCACGGCAACCCGGTGAACTTCTCGGGCCTGCGCTACAAAATCGTGGGCTACAAGGTGAACCCCGAAACCGAGCGGATTGATATGGAGGAAGTGCGCCGCCTGGCCCACGAGCACCAGCCCAAGATGATCATTGCGGGCGCCAGCGCCTACAGCCGCACCATTGATTTCGCGGCCTTCCGCGCGGTGGCCGACGAGGTGGGCGCCATTCTGTTTGCCGACATCGCCCACATTGCGGGCCTGATCGCCGCCGGGGTGCACCCCAACGCGCTGCCCCACGCGCATGTGGTGGCCAGCACCACCCATAAGACCCTGCGGGGTCCACGCGGCGGCATCATTCTGAGCAACGACCCCGAACTGGGCGCCAAGATTGACCGCGCCGTGTTCCCCGGCTACCAGGGCGGCCCGCTGGAACATGTGATCGCCGCCAAGGCCGTGGCCTTTGGCGAGGCGCTGCAGCCCGAATTCAAAACCTACGCCGCGCAGATCATCAGGAACGCGCAGGCGCTGGCCGCCGCCTTTCAGGCGCTGGGTTACCGCGTGGTGTCGGGCGGCACCGACAACCACCTGCTGGTGCTGGACCTGCGCCCCCAGGGCTTGAACGGCACCAAGGCCACCAAGCGCCTGGACGCCAACCACATCACCATTTCCAAGTCCACCCTGCCCTACGACACCGAAAAAATCCTGCACGGCGGCGGCATCCGCATTGGCACGCCGGCCGTCACCACGCGCGGCATGGTCGAGAGCGACATGCCCACCATCGCCGGCCTGATTGACCGCGCCCTGAAAGGCGAGGACGTGAAGGCTGAGGTCCACGCCTTCGCTGGGCGCTTTCCGTTGCCCTGA